A window of the Candidatus Atribacteria bacterium ADurb.Bin276 genome harbors these coding sequences:
- a CDS encoding Undecaprenyl-phosphate mannosyltransferase, translated as MLENQTITAIVPAYNEEPRLSQVLKVLKNVQFIDDVLVIDDGSRDGTAQVPSSMAVDVLRHNKNKGKGAALVSGIRNKSESDVYLFLDADLIHLNEKHLYELVKPIIKDSSIVMTIGVFKGGRGSTDLAQKVCPILNGQRAVRGTWIRRVKDFSWSRFGVEVFLTHFARDFGGQVEMVPLWGISHYHKEEKYGPFLGFYHRIKMYFEIIYAYLLYESRIKIKEIVVPDKSSEKKDEKYARV; from the coding sequence ATGTTAGAGAATCAAACAATAACTGCGATAGTACCGGCTTATAATGAAGAACCAAGGCTTTCACAGGTATTAAAAGTGTTAAAAAACGTTCAATTCATTGATGATGTCCTGGTGATTGACGATGGTTCTCGAGATGGAACCGCTCAAGTCCCTTCCAGTATGGCCGTGGACGTATTAAGGCATAATAAAAACAAAGGGAAGGGTGCTGCGCTGGTTAGTGGAATTAGGAATAAAAGTGAGAGTGATGTTTATTTATTTCTTGATGCTGACCTGATTCATCTAAACGAAAAGCATCTTTACGAATTAGTTAAACCCATCATTAAAGATTCATCGATTGTAATGACGATTGGGGTATTCAAAGGGGGGAGAGGATCAACTGACTTAGCCCAGAAAGTTTGTCCAATTTTAAACGGCCAGCGAGCGGTTCGGGGAACATGGATACGAAGAGTTAAAGATTTTTCTTGGTCTCGGTTTGGTGTTGAAGTGTTTCTCACTCATTTTGCCCGTGATTTTGGAGGTCAGGTGGAAATGGTGCCACTTTGGGGTATTTCTCACTACCATAAAGAAGAAAAATATGGTCCTTTCTTAGGTTTTTATCACCGTATCAAGATGTATTTCGAAATTATTTACGCCTACTTGCTCTATGAAAGCAGGATAAAAATTAAAGAAATCGTTGTTCCCGATAAATCTTCAGAAAAAAAGGATGAAAAGTATGCGCGAGTGTAA